From a region of the Narcine bancroftii isolate sNarBan1 chromosome 5, sNarBan1.hap1, whole genome shotgun sequence genome:
- the LOC138763177 gene encoding histone H4 — MSGRGKGGKGLGKGGAKRHRKVLRDNIQGITKPAIRRLARRGGVKRISGLIYEETRGVLKVFLENVIRDAVTYTEHAKRKTVTAMDVVYALKRQGRTLYGFGG, encoded by the coding sequence ATGTCTGGCCGGGGGAAAGGCGGTAAAGGTCTGGGCAAAGGCGGAGCCAAGCGGCACCGTAAAGTGCTCCGTGATAACATCCAGGGCATCACCAAACCCGCCATCCGCCGCCTGGCTCGGCGGGGCGGGGTCAAGCGGATCTCGGGCTTGATCTACGAGGAGACCCGCGGGGTGCTGAAGGTTTTCCTGGAGAACGTGATCAGGGATGCCGTCACCTACACCGAGCACGCCAAGCGCAAGACGGTCACCGCCATGGACGTGGTGTACGCTCTGAAACGCCAGGGCCGCACTCTCTATGGCTTCGGCGGCTGA
- the LOC138763175 gene encoding histone H3-like produces MARTKQTARKSTGGKAPRKQLATKAARKSAPATGGVKKPHRYRPGTVALREIRRYQKSTELLIRKLPFQRLVREIAQDFKTDLRFQSSAVMALQESSEAYLVGLFEDTNLCAIHAKRVTIMPKDIQLARRIRGERA; encoded by the coding sequence ATGGCCCGAACTAAGCAGACGGCGCGCAAATCGACCGGCGGGAAAGCTCCCCGTAAGCAGCTGGCCACGAAAGCGGCGCGCAAGAGCGCTCCCGCCACGGGCGGCGTGAAGAAGCCCCATCGCTACCGACCCGGCACCGTGGCTCTGCGGGAGATCCGGCGCTACCAGAAATCCACCGAGCTGCTCATCCGCAAACTGCCCTTCCAGCGCCTGGTGCGGGAGATCGCCCAGGACTTCAAGACGGACCTGCGCTTCCAGAGCTCGGCCGTCATGGCCCTGCAGGAGTCCAGCGAGGCTTACCTGGTGGGGCTCTTCGAGGACACCAACCTGTGCGCCATCCACGCCAAGCGCGTCACCATCATGCCCAAGGACATCCAGCTGGCCCGCCGCATCCGCGGGGAGCGCGCCTGA